Below is a genomic region from Pseudomonas berkeleyensis.
CGGGCAGCCACCTCGGGACGCACGGGATACAGGGACGCAGCACTCATCGGGGAAACCTCTCCGGTAGTTGTTTTTCTATGCTGCCTTTTGTATCTCCCAACCCTTCGTGAGGCCATTCGACCATGGTCTTACCGGTCTAAGACCATGGTCTTGAGGTGGCCTGTGGTTCGGCTGGATTGCCCTCAATGGACAGACCACCGCGCCATGGCAGGCGTGACCGAATTACCCACGCGTCAACCGCGATTCGCCGCTTCGGCCGCCTGGATCAGCTCGGCGCCGATATCCTTCTCGAACTTCTTCCACACCGGGCGCATGGCTTCGCGCCATTGCTCGCGCTGCTCGGGCGTCAGCTCGATGATCTCGCTGGTGCCAGCCTTGACGATGGCGGCACGTGCTTCCTTGTTGAGGTCGTCAGCCTGACGGTTCACCTCGGCGGTCACTTCGACCATGATCGATTCCAGCTCGGCGCGCACATCGTCCGGCAGGCCTTTCCAGAACTTGGTGTTGGTGATCACCATGTAGTCGATCAGGCCATGATCGGAAGCAGTGAAGTACGGCTGCACCTCATGCACCTTCTGGCTGTAGTAGTTCGACCAGGTGTTCTCGGTGCCGTTGACCACGCCGGTCTGCAGGCCCTGGTAGACCTCAGCGAAGCTCATCTTGCGCGGCGCGGCGCGCAGTGCCTTGAACTGCTCGTCGAGCACCGCCGAGGCCTGCACGCGGAACTTCATGCCACGCGCATCCTTGGGTTCGTGCATCGGCTTGTTCGACGAGAGCTGCTTCAGGCCGTTGTGCCAGTAGGCCAGGCCGGTGATGCCCTTGCCCTCCATGCTGGCCAGCAGCGCCTTGCCTTCGGCGCTGGCCTGGAAGCGGTCGACCGCCTCCATGTTGTCGAACAGGAACGGCAGATCGAAGATCTGGATCGGCTTGGCGTAGTGCTCGAACTTGGCCAGCGACGGCGCCAGCATGTGCACGTCACCGAGCAGCAGCGCTTCCATTTCCTTGCCGTCACCGAACAGCGACGAGTTGGGGTAGACCTCGACCTTGACCTTGCCCGGCAGGCGTTCTTCGGCGAGTTTCTTGAAGATCAGCGCGCCCTGTCCCTTGGGCGTGTGCTCGGCCACCACATGGGCGAACTTGATGACGATGGGTTGGCCTTCGGCGGCATACAAGGAAGCGCCGGCGGTCAGGAATGCAGCGCACAACAGCGCCTTGGCGGTGAGTTTGAACATGACGTTACCTCATTGTTTTTGTAGGTCGGTACGTGGGTGGAGGGTGGCCGGACGTGATCGCCCGACCGGTTTTCAGGCGGGAGACTCTCCCGCGCGTTGCAGCAAGCGACGGGCACGACCAAGCACCGGGGCATCGACCATCTGGCCGTCGACCACGAATACGCCCTCGCCGCTGCTGGCAGCCGCCATCACTCGCCGTGCCCAGTCCAGTTCCTCTGGCGCCGGGCAGAGGGCGCGATGGATGGTGTCGACCTGCGTCGGGTGAATGCACAGCAGGCCGTCGAAGCCCATGTCACGGGCATCACGCGCAGTGCGAGTGAGCCCCTCGCGGTCTTCGATGGCCGGGAACACGCTGTCCAACGGCGCCGCCAGAGCGGCCGTGCGCGAGTGCAGCAGCAAGGCGTAACGAGCCTGGTCGAGGATGCGTTCAGCGGCGACGCTACCACTGCTCAGCCCCAGGTCGAGGCCCAGATCGAGAGCGCCGAAGGACAACCGCTCGACGCCGTTGGCGCGGGCGATGGAAGGCAGCTCCAGCAGTCCCGCAGCACTCTCGATGATCGGCCATACCGGCTTGCCACAGGCCGCCACGCGCGCCACCTGAGCAGCGCACTCCACCTTGGGCAGCAACACGCCGATGACACCAGCATGACGGCCACATAACTCGATGTCGGCAGCGTGCCCGGCATGTTCCGGCGCGTTGATCCGCACCAGCAGTCGCGCCTCGGGATTGCTGCTGAGAAAGGTATCGAGATTGGCCCGAGCCTCGACCTTCAGGCTTTCCTGCACGGCATCTTCAAGGTCGACGATGACCGCATCGGCACCGACGGCGAGCGCTTTGGGAATGCGCTCGGGCCGGCTCGCCGGCACGAACAGGGCACTGCGGATTATCTGTGAATTCATACCTTGCCCCGTAGGGTGCGCCGTGCGCACCAGCTTCTGGGTTCATCGGTGCGCACAGCGCACCCTACGCAGCGACACGCAACCGGATTGAATCCGCAAACAGGCGAGTTCATATCGCCCCCTGTTCATGCAGGCGCTGGATGTCACTGGCGGCGTAACCCAGCTCGGCGAGCAGCGCATCGGTGTGCTGACCCAGCGCAGGCACGGCGTCCATGCGCGGTTCGAAGGCGCTGTTGCGCCCCGGTGGCAGCAACGCCGGTAGACGACCACTGGGGCTGTCGACCTGGCGCCAGCGCTGGCGAGCTTCGAGTTGTGGGTGAGCCCAGACGCCGGCCATGTCGTTGACCTGGGCATTGGCGATCTGCGCCTGCTCCAGGCGCTCGATGACCTGCGCTGCGCTCAACTTGGCGAAGGATTCGACGATGATCGCGCGCAGCTCGGCGCGGTTGGCCGAACGCTTGAAGTTGGCGGAAAAGCGCTCGTCACCAGCCAGTTCCGGCTGCTCCAGCACCTTGGCGCAGAACGCCTGCCATTCGCGTTCGTTCTGCAAACCGAGCATCACCGTGCCGCCGTCGCCAGCCGGGAACGGACCGTAGGGATAGATGGTCGAGTGCGCGGCCCCGGCACGCGGTGGTGGCGTGGCGCCGTCGTAGGCGTAGTACAGCGGGTAGCCCATCCACTCCACCAGACTTTCCAGCATCGACACGTCGACGCGACTACCGACGCCAGTCTTGCCGCGCAACATCAGCGCCGACAGCACGCCGGTGTAGGCGTACATGCCGGCGGCGATATCGGCGATGGAACAGCCGGCCTTGGCCATCTCCTCCTCGCCCGGCCCGCCGGTGACGGAAAGAAAACCGCCCTCGCTCTGGATCAGCAGGTCGTAGGCCTTCTTCTGCTCGTACGGGCCACCTTCGCCGTAGCCGGAGATGTCGCAGACGATCAACTGGGGAAAGCGCTCGTGCAACGCCTCGAACGACAGGCCCATGCGTGCCGCCGCGCCGGGCGCGAGGTTCTGCACCAGCACGTCGGCATCGGCCAGCAGGCTGCCGAGCACCTGCATGGCGTCGTCCTGCTTGAGGTCGAGGGTCAGGCTTTCCTTGGAACGGTTGGTCCAGACGAAGTGCGAGGCCAAGCCGTTGACGCGCTCGTCATAACCACGGGCGAAGTCGCCACTGCCGGGACGCTCGACCTTGATCACCCGCGCGCCGAGGTCGGCGAGCTGGCGGGTGCAGAACGGCGCGGCGATGGCGTGCTCCAGGCTGACCACGGTGATGCCATCCAGTGGCCGGGGTTGTTGTGCGTTGTTCATGTCCATGTCCTCGATCAGGCCAGTTGGCTCAGGTCATCGGTCTCGCGCAGACGCCAGACCTTGGCGATCAGCTCGCCCGCCTCATCACTGCTGCGTTTGCCGGCGAAGGCCAGCAGGCGGCGGAATTTGTCTTCCAGCTCGGTGCGGCTGAGGGTATTGCCGGGGTCGCCCTTGGGCTCGTCGATGGCGCCGCGCAGGGGGCGACCATCGACCGTGACCACCTCGACCCGGCCCAGCCAGCGCGCCGGGTAGGCGTTGTCCACCTCGGGGTCGAGACGCATGCTGACCTTGTCGCGAAACTCGGCGACGTCATCGTCGTTAAGCGCCAGGTTCTCGAACTCGGTGAGCTGCGCCTTACCATGCACGGCGATCAGGCCGAGCACCGTACCCATAGAGAACTTGGCCTGGTGCACGGTCTGCGGCACCTGCACGCGGCCGAGCACGTCGATGGCGCCCTGGTGCACATGGGTGATGACCCTGGCGATATCGCCGTGACGCAGCTTCTCGCGCTGCATCAGCGCCAGCAGCGCGTCGGCAGCCGGATGGGTGTGACGGCAGGAGGCGTGGTACTTGAACGAGGTCTCCACCAGCGCCCAGCGGCGACCAAGACGGTCGGACAACGCCGCTGGATCGGCATCGCTCGACATGCCGGCAGCCATGCCCTGCTCGCCTTCGAGAATGTTCTGCGCACCAGTCAGGCCCTGCTCGGTGAAGTAGGCGGCCAGCAGGCCATCGGCGGCCGCCTTGGCGGTGTGCAGCTGCTTGGAGTCGGCGGCGTCACGCAGGAATTCCCACAGCCCAGCAGCCTGAGTGCCGGCGTTGCCGAGCAGGTGAATGAACTGCTGCCGGTCGAAGTCCAGCAGCTTGCCCACCGCCACGGCGGCAGCCAGGGTGCCGACCGTCGCGGTAGTGTGGAAGATGCGGTAGTGCGAACGGCCGAGGAATTCGCCGATGCGAATGCCCGCCTCGTAGCCGGCCACCGAGGCCAGCAGCAGCTCGCGACCGGACTTGCCGAGATCCTGCGCCGCCGCCAGGGCCGCCGGGAACACCACGGTGGCCGGGTGCAGCACTGAGCTGTTGTGCAGGTCGTCCTGCTCCACCAGATGGGACGACGCGCCGTTGACCAGGGCGGCAAAGTAGGCCGAAGTGCCGCGGCCGTTGACCAGAATGCGCGCCGGGCCAGCGGCCGGTCCCATCTTCTGCGCATAGGCCTCGAACAGCGGGATCGGCCTTGCACCTTCACTGGCCAGGGCCGAACCGAGCCAATCGAGGAACAGATCTTCGGTGCGTTCCAGTACGTGCTCGGGGAGCTGTTCGTAGGAAAGTTCGGCGAGGAAGCTTGCCAGGACTTGGGTATGGCTCATGACGGGCACCTCAGAACGAACGTGGCAGTTCGAGCAGATGCTCAGCCACGTAGCTCAGAATCAGGTTGGTGGAGATCGGTGCCACCTGGTACAGGCGG
It encodes:
- a CDS encoding TRAP transporter substrate-binding protein, with translation MFKLTAKALLCAAFLTAGASLYAAEGQPIVIKFAHVVAEHTPKGQGALIFKKLAEERLPGKVKVEVYPNSSLFGDGKEMEALLLGDVHMLAPSLAKFEHYAKPIQIFDLPFLFDNMEAVDRFQASAEGKALLASMEGKGITGLAYWHNGLKQLSSNKPMHEPKDARGMKFRVQASAVLDEQFKALRAAPRKMSFAEVYQGLQTGVVNGTENTWSNYYSQKVHEVQPYFTASDHGLIDYMVITNTKFWKGLPDDVRAELESIMVEVTAEVNRQADDLNKEARAAIVKAGTSEIIELTPEQREQWREAMRPVWKKFEKDIGAELIQAAEAANRG
- a CDS encoding HpcH/HpaI aldolase/citrate lyase family protein; the protein is MNSQIIRSALFVPASRPERIPKALAVGADAVIVDLEDAVQESLKVEARANLDTFLSSNPEARLLVRINAPEHAGHAADIELCGRHAGVIGVLLPKVECAAQVARVAACGKPVWPIIESAAGLLELPSIARANGVERLSFGALDLGLDLGLSSGSVAAERILDQARYALLLHSRTAALAAPLDSVFPAIEDREGLTRTARDARDMGFDGLLCIHPTQVDTIHRALCPAPEELDWARRVMAAASSGEGVFVVDGQMVDAPVLGRARRLLQRAGESPA
- a CDS encoding CaiB/BaiF CoA transferase family protein, which gives rise to MNNAQQPRPLDGITVVSLEHAIAAPFCTRQLADLGARVIKVERPGSGDFARGYDERVNGLASHFVWTNRSKESLTLDLKQDDAMQVLGSLLADADVLVQNLAPGAAARMGLSFEALHERFPQLIVCDISGYGEGGPYEQKKAYDLLIQSEGGFLSVTGGPGEEEMAKAGCSIADIAAGMYAYTGVLSALMLRGKTGVGSRVDVSMLESLVEWMGYPLYYAYDGATPPPRAGAAHSTIYPYGPFPAGDGGTVMLGLQNEREWQAFCAKVLEQPELAGDERFSANFKRSANRAELRAIIVESFAKLSAAQVIERLEQAQIANAQVNDMAGVWAHPQLEARQRWRQVDSPSGRLPALLPPGRNSAFEPRMDAVPALGQHTDALLAELGYAASDIQRLHEQGAI
- a CDS encoding MmgE/PrpD family protein encodes the protein MSHTQVLASFLAELSYEQLPEHVLERTEDLFLDWLGSALASEGARPIPLFEAYAQKMGPAAGPARILVNGRGTSAYFAALVNGASSHLVEQDDLHNSSVLHPATVVFPAALAAAQDLGKSGRELLLASVAGYEAGIRIGEFLGRSHYRIFHTTATVGTLAAAVAVGKLLDFDRQQFIHLLGNAGTQAAGLWEFLRDAADSKQLHTAKAAADGLLAAYFTEQGLTGAQNILEGEQGMAAGMSSDADPAALSDRLGRRWALVETSFKYHASCRHTHPAADALLALMQREKLRHGDIARVITHVHQGAIDVLGRVQVPQTVHQAKFSMGTVLGLIAVHGKAQLTEFENLALNDDDVAEFRDKVSMRLDPEVDNAYPARWLGRVEVVTVDGRPLRGAIDEPKGDPGNTLSRTELEDKFRRLLAFAGKRSSDEAGELIAKVWRLRETDDLSQLA